Proteins co-encoded in one Streptococcus ruminicola genomic window:
- the treR gene encoding trehalose operon repressor, protein MKKYEQVFKKIEQDITSGVYQAGDFLPTENELTQTYQMSRDTIRKALKLLAEAGLIQKIHGSGSQVIKHETIDFPVSQLTSYKELVDSYGIDSKTNVISIDKLIVDEKLAALTGFKKNSLVWRVIRQRVVDGTASVLDIDYLDKKIVPDMTREIAEQSIYYYLEKQLHLIIAYAQKEITIDQLNDRDNLLLDIGAEHHVVSVKSKVYLANKQQFQFTESRHKLEKFRFVDFATRTNQKTS, encoded by the coding sequence ATGAAAAAATACGAACAAGTTTTTAAAAAAATTGAACAAGATATTACATCAGGTGTTTATCAGGCTGGAGATTTCCTCCCTACTGAAAACGAACTCACTCAAACTTATCAAATGAGCCGCGATACTATTCGAAAAGCCTTGAAATTGTTAGCCGAAGCAGGCCTCATTCAAAAAATACATGGCTCTGGTTCACAGGTTATCAAACATGAAACCATTGATTTTCCAGTTTCACAACTCACAAGCTATAAAGAGCTGGTTGATAGTTATGGCATTGACTCTAAAACCAATGTCATTTCTATTGATAAGCTCATTGTCGATGAAAAATTAGCTGCGCTGACTGGTTTTAAAAAGAATAGTTTAGTTTGGCGCGTGATTCGTCAACGAGTAGTTGATGGCACAGCTTCTGTCCTTGATATTGATTACCTAGATAAAAAAATCGTGCCAGATATGACACGAGAAATAGCTGAGCAATCTATTTATTACTATCTTGAAAAACAACTTCACTTGATTATTGCTTATGCCCAAAAAGAAATCACCATTGACCAACTCAATGACCGTGATAACCTTCTTCTTGATATTGGTGCTGAGCACCACGTCGTTTCCGTTAAATCAAAAGTCTATCTTGCCAACAAGCAGCAATTTCAATTCACCGAAAGCCGACACAAACTCGAAAAATTTCGCTTTGTTGATTTTGCTACACGAACTAACCAAAAAACTAGTTAG
- the rpmG gene encoding 50S ribosomal protein L33, giving the protein MRVNITLEHKESGERLYLTSKNKRNTPDRLQLKKYSPKLRKHVIFTEVK; this is encoded by the coding sequence ATGCGCGTAAATATTACACTTGAACACAAAGAATCTGGTGAACGCTTGTACCTTACTTCAAAAAACAAACGTAACACTCCAGACCGTCTTCAATTGAAAAAATACTCACCAAAATTGCGTAAACACGTAATCTTTACTGAAGTAAAATAA
- the hisS gene encoding histidine--tRNA ligase: MKLQKPKGTQDILPSESAKWQYVEAVARETFKKYNYSEIRTPMFEHYEVISRSVGDTTDIVTKEMYDFHDKGDRHITLRPEGTAPVVRSFVENKLFAPEVQKPVKMYYIGSMFRYERPQAGRLREFHQVGVECFGSANPATDVETIAMAYQLFQTLGIKDVTLHLNTLGSAASRAAYRQALIDYLTPMRDKLSADSQRRLDENPLRVLDSKEKEDKVAVENAPSILDYLDEESQAHFDAVREMLETLNIPYVIDTNMVRGLDYYNHTIFEFITTVDKSELTICAGGRYDSLVEYFDGPETPGFGFGLGLERLLLILDKQGIELPVEKEMDAYIAVLGQGANIKALELVQAIRNQGFSAERDYLGRKIKAQFKSADAFNAKTVITLGESEIEAGQVTVKNNKTREEVSVSFADIETNFAEILAKLS; this comes from the coding sequence ATGAAATTACAAAAACCTAAAGGAACACAAGATATTTTACCTAGCGAAAGCGCTAAATGGCAATATGTCGAAGCTGTTGCACGTGAAACCTTCAAAAAATACAACTACAGTGAAATTCGTACACCAATGTTCGAACATTACGAAGTTATCAGTCGTTCAGTCGGAGATACAACTGATATCGTAACAAAAGAAATGTATGATTTCCATGATAAAGGTGACCGCCATATCACTTTGCGTCCAGAAGGAACAGCGCCAGTGGTTCGTTCTTTTGTGGAAAATAAATTATTTGCACCAGAAGTTCAAAAACCAGTTAAAATGTACTACATTGGCTCAATGTTCCGTTACGAACGTCCACAAGCTGGTCGTTTACGTGAATTCCACCAAGTCGGTGTTGAGTGCTTTGGTTCAGCAAATCCAGCTACAGACGTTGAAACAATCGCTATGGCTTACCAATTGTTCCAAACATTGGGGATTAAAGATGTAACACTTCACTTGAACACTCTAGGAAGTGCTGCTAGCCGTGCTGCTTACCGTCAAGCTTTGATTGATTATTTGACACCAATGCGTGACAAATTGTCAGCAGATAGCCAACGTCGTTTGGATGAAAACCCACTTCGTGTTCTTGACTCAAAAGAAAAAGAAGATAAAGTAGCTGTTGAAAATGCACCATCAATCCTTGATTACCTTGATGAAGAAAGTCAAGCTCACTTTGATGCTGTGCGTGAAATGCTTGAAACACTTAACATCCCATATGTAATTGATACTAATATGGTTCGTGGACTTGACTACTACAACCACACTATCTTTGAATTCATCACAACTGTTGATAAATCTGAGTTGACAATCTGTGCAGGTGGTCGCTACGATAGCCTTGTTGAATACTTTGACGGACCAGAAACACCTGGATTTGGTTTTGGACTTGGTCTTGAACGTTTGCTTCTTATCTTGGACAAACAAGGTATTGAATTGCCAGTTGAAAAAGAAATGGACGCCTACATCGCTGTCTTGGGACAAGGTGCTAATATTAAAGCTTTGGAATTGGTACAAGCTATCCGTAACCAAGGCTTCTCAGCTGAACGTGATTACCTTGGACGCAAGATTAAAGCACAATTCAAATCAGCTGACGCTTTCAATGCTAAAACAGTCATCACATTAGGTGAAAGCGAAATTGAAGCAGGTCAAGTCACTGTTAAAAACAATAAAACACGTGAAGAAGTTTCAGTCAGCTTTGCAGATATCGAAACAAACTTTGCAGAAATTCTTGCTAAATTGAGCTAA
- the treC gene encoding alpha,alpha-phosphotrehalase, with amino-acid sequence MTFDKRKVVYQIYPKSYKDTTGNGIGDLRGIIEKLPYLEELGVDVIWLNPFYPSPQRDNGYDISDYTAINPLFGSMADFEELVQAAKAHSIELMLDMVLNHCSTEHEWFQKALAGDKYYQDFFILRDQPTNWVSKFGGNAWAPFGDTGKYYLHLFDISQADLNWRNPHVRKELFKVVNFWRSKGVKGFRFDVINLIGKDEELKDNDAFDGKPEYTDRPIAHDYLKELNQATYGQDEDGMTVGEMSFTDIPNCIQYSHPDSHELDMVFNFHHLKVDYENGQKWTLKPFDFEELKHLFHTWGQEMSEANGWSALFWNNHDQPRALNRFVDIEHFRKEGATMLAAAIHLSRGTPYIYMGEEIGMLDPDYDSMADYVDVESLNAYQSLLESGKSEAESFAIIRAKSRDNSRVPMQWDASENAGFSTGTPWLKAGKTYPDINVENEKSGPIFTFYQELIKLRKAMPIIAEGDYQSAYQNHPNIYAFERHLGDENLLVLNNFFAKDVTIDLPESYQIGKVLLSNYQDTKLSDKITLKPYQTLAIYQEKSTSK; translated from the coding sequence GTGACATTTGATAAAAGAAAAGTCGTTTATCAGATTTATCCAAAATCTTATAAAGACACAACTGGAAACGGTATTGGTGATTTACGAGGTATTATTGAAAAATTACCCTATTTGGAAGAATTAGGTGTTGATGTCATCTGGCTCAACCCCTTCTACCCAAGTCCTCAACGTGATAACGGATATGATATTTCGGATTACACAGCTATCAACCCTTTATTTGGAAGTATGGCTGATTTTGAAGAATTGGTTCAAGCAGCTAAGGCGCATAGTATCGAGTTGATGCTTGATATGGTTTTAAATCATTGTTCAACCGAGCATGAGTGGTTCCAAAAAGCCTTAGCGGGCGATAAGTATTACCAAGATTTCTTTATTTTACGTGATCAGCCAACGAACTGGGTGTCAAAATTTGGCGGAAATGCTTGGGCGCCATTTGGAGATACGGGAAAATATTATTTACACCTTTTTGATATCAGTCAAGCTGATTTGAATTGGCGTAATCCACATGTTCGTAAAGAGTTATTCAAAGTAGTTAACTTCTGGCGTTCTAAGGGAGTTAAGGGATTTCGTTTTGATGTGATTAATTTAATCGGAAAAGACGAAGAACTCAAGGATAATGATGCCTTTGATGGCAAACCCGAATACACAGATCGTCCGATTGCTCATGACTATCTTAAAGAGTTAAATCAAGCAACATATGGTCAAGATGAAGATGGCATGACAGTTGGTGAGATGAGTTTCACAGACATTCCAAATTGCATTCAGTACAGCCATCCAGACAGTCATGAATTGGATATGGTTTTCAATTTTCATCATCTTAAAGTTGATTATGAAAACGGCCAAAAATGGACCCTAAAACCCTTTGATTTTGAGGAATTAAAACACCTCTTTCATACTTGGGGTCAAGAGATGAGTGAGGCAAATGGCTGGTCAGCCCTCTTTTGGAACAATCACGACCAACCGCGTGCTCTTAACCGTTTTGTGGATATCGAGCACTTCCGTAAGGAAGGAGCAACCATGCTTGCAGCAGCCATTCATTTATCGCGTGGCACACCATACATCTACATGGGTGAGGAAATTGGTATGCTTGACCCTGATTATGATAGCATGGCAGATTACGTCGACGTGGAGAGCTTGAATGCTTATCAAAGCTTGCTGGAATCTGGCAAGTCTGAAGCAGAATCATTTGCAATTATTCGTGCAAAATCCCGTGACAATAGCCGAGTTCCCATGCAATGGGATGCTTCTGAAAATGCTGGCTTTTCAACTGGCACGCCATGGCTAAAAGCAGGAAAAACTTATCCTGACATTAACGTCGAAAATGAAAAAAGCGGACCGATTTTCACTTTCTATCAAGAATTGATTAAGCTTAGAAAAGCCATGCCAATTATTGCTGAAGGTGATTATCAGTCAGCTTACCAAAATCATCCAAATATTTATGCTTTTGAACGTCATTTAGGCGATGAAAATCTATTAGTTTTAAATAACTTTTTTGCTAAGGATGTTACTATTGATTTGCCTGAAAGTTATCAGATTGGCAAAGTGCTACTAAGCAATTACCAAGACACAAAACTCTCAGACAAAATCACTCTAAAACCTTATCAAACTCTGGCCATTTATCAAGAAAAATCAACTAGCAAATAG
- a CDS encoding class C sortase, translated as MRFRKFKENFATAILISLLLVGLSLVLYPTVSDYWNSFHQSKAVASYLQDVEDMEESKKDSLREEARVYNEKLPQNVTPSLQVSGYDKTLYNETFKVSKSGIMAYIEIPKLNTTLPIYHGTDETVLQVAIGHIPGTSFPIGGKGSHAVVSGHRGLPSARLFTDIDHLVEGDIFLIQVLDETLTYQVDQILTVLPQEVSALRVDPDQDYVTLTTCTPYGINTHRLLVRGHRVANLKGDVRVVSEASQVEVLLIAPFIAILIFVVILLVIVVYCKWRQ; from the coding sequence ATGCGATTTAGAAAATTCAAAGAGAATTTTGCTACAGCTATATTGATTAGTTTGCTACTAGTTGGTTTGTCCTTGGTTTTGTATCCGACAGTTAGTGATTATTGGAATTCATTTCATCAGTCAAAAGCAGTAGCTTCTTATTTGCAAGATGTTGAGGATATGGAAGAGAGTAAAAAGGATAGTTTGCGAGAAGAGGCGCGTGTCTATAATGAAAAACTTCCTCAAAACGTGACACCAAGTTTACAGGTAAGTGGGTACGACAAGACTCTTTACAATGAAACTTTCAAGGTATCAAAATCAGGGATTATGGCTTACATTGAGATACCAAAGTTAAATACCACACTTCCTATTTATCACGGGACAGACGAGACTGTTTTGCAAGTAGCTATTGGTCATATTCCGGGAACATCTTTTCCTATAGGAGGAAAAGGTAGTCATGCGGTGGTTTCTGGTCATAGAGGCTTGCCATCAGCAAGATTGTTTACAGATATTGATCATTTGGTAGAAGGAGATATATTCTTAATTCAGGTTTTAGATGAAACGTTGACTTATCAAGTAGATCAAATATTGACGGTGCTTCCGCAGGAAGTGTCAGCTTTACGTGTTGATCCCGATCAAGATTATGTCACTTTAACGACATGTACGCCTTACGGGATTAATACTCATCGTTTGTTGGTTCGAGGTCATCGTGTGGCAAATCTTAAAGGAGATGTTCGCGTGGTTTCAGAAGCGAGCCAAGTAGAGGTCTTACTGATTGCACCATTTATTGCCATTTTGATTTTTGTCGTGATTTTATTGGTGATAGTTGTTTATTGCAAGTGGCGACAATAG
- the rpmF gene encoding 50S ribosomal protein L32, producing the protein MAVPARHTSKAKKNKRRTHYKLTAPSVKFDETTGDYSRSHRVSLKGYYKGRKIAKAAK; encoded by the coding sequence ATGGCAGTACCTGCACGTCACACTTCAAAAGCGAAGAAAAACAAACGTCGTACACACTACAAATTGACTGCTCCATCAGTTAAATTTGACGAAACTACTGGAGATTACTCACGTTCTCACCGTGTATCACTTAAAGGATACTACAAAGGACGTAAAATCGCTAAAGCAGCTAAATAA
- a CDS encoding 2'-5' RNA ligase family protein: MFALIMTLDDNLQATIKEFWKELSDAQLSQYAYEVTDREPHITLASFDEGTTKDDIIKGLETLTFPDKPIDISFTSIGSFINANIIFLSPIKTPQMSKLHFDIHQQLSDYLSKDSLYSPNNWVPHLTIANRIAEDKMAKTYYYCLKHLSLSEGKVIGIKLISITPDNQVQDIFQKTFS, from the coding sequence ATGTTTGCACTTATTATGACATTGGATGATAACCTACAAGCGACTATTAAAGAATTTTGGAAAGAGCTAAGTGATGCCCAATTATCTCAATATGCTTACGAAGTAACAGATAGAGAGCCACATATTACCTTAGCATCATTTGACGAAGGCACCACCAAAGACGATATCATAAAAGGACTAGAAACTTTAACATTTCCTGATAAGCCAATTGATATTTCGTTTACATCTATTGGTTCTTTTATTAATGCCAATATCATTTTTCTTAGCCCTATAAAAACTCCGCAGATGAGTAAACTTCATTTTGATATCCATCAGCAATTAAGTGATTATCTCAGCAAGGACTCACTTTACTCACCCAATAACTGGGTTCCACATCTTACAATTGCTAACCGAATTGCTGAAGATAAGATGGCTAAGACTTATTATTATTGTCTGAAGCATTTATCACTTTCTGAAGGAAAGGTAATTGGAATAAAACTGATTTCTATTACACCTGACAATCAAGTTCAAGATATTTTCCAAAAAACATTCTCATAA
- a CDS encoding isopeptide-forming domain-containing fimbrial protein, with product MKKLKLFLATLLALVFAFSAGKVKAYDITVDNAGSGTYESYRIFTGTLSEDGKTLSNIKWGDGITEAGRTALQEKYKVSSAAALAEVIGAEGFTATQAEEFAKEAGQYLQNPGGLTGLTAGYYLVQNKTVGSNEAYTDYILEVVGNVTVTPKTDIPTLEKKVKDTDDTTGEVTDWQDSADYDFDDSVPFQLTATLPSNFDSYETYYFEITDSLSDGLTYNKDAKIYLVNGNQKDDVTKNFTIETANELSFKIDNLKAVSGVTASSKIVVEYTATLNKSAVIGKIGNPNTAKLIYSNNPNSRGTAGSTTETPEDTVIVFTYKTVVNKVDNKQTSLAGAEFTLYKKLADGSQKAVTAIKNDAGTTFEFKGLDAGDYILSETTTPNGYNTIDDIEFTITAEHDVLSDNPALTSLSGNAASGEITFTSAVTEGSVSTDVVNKKGATLPSTGGTGTRLLYVLGFILIFGAGILLVTKKRMHTK from the coding sequence ATGAAAAAGCTTAAATTATTTTTGGCAACCTTGCTAGCTCTTGTTTTTGCCTTTTCAGCAGGCAAAGTAAAAGCTTATGACATTACTGTTGATAACGCAGGTAGCGGTACTTATGAATCATACCGTATCTTTACAGGAACGTTATCAGAAGATGGAAAAACTCTTTCAAATATTAAATGGGGAGATGGCATTACAGAAGCAGGTCGAACTGCTTTACAAGAAAAATACAAAGTGAGTTCTGCCGCAGCTCTTGCTGAGGTGATTGGAGCAGAAGGCTTCACAGCAACGCAGGCAGAAGAATTTGCGAAAGAGGCCGGTCAATATTTACAAAATCCCGGCGGTTTAACAGGACTTACTGCTGGTTATTATCTTGTGCAAAATAAAACAGTTGGTAGTAATGAAGCCTACACTGACTATATCTTAGAAGTTGTTGGAAATGTTACTGTAACACCAAAGACTGATATTCCTACACTAGAGAAAAAGGTCAAAGATACAGATGATACTACGGGTGAAGTAACAGATTGGCAAGATTCGGCTGATTACGATTTTGACGATAGCGTGCCTTTCCAATTGACCGCTACTTTGCCAAGTAATTTCGATAGTTATGAAACTTATTATTTTGAAATTACAGACTCTCTCTCAGATGGCTTAACTTACAATAAAGATGCTAAAATTTATCTTGTAAATGGTAATCAAAAAGACGATGTTACAAAGAACTTTACTATTGAAACTGCTAATGAATTAAGTTTTAAGATTGATAATTTAAAAGCTGTTTCAGGTGTTACAGCGTCATCTAAAATTGTTGTTGAATACACTGCAACACTTAATAAGAGTGCTGTTATTGGAAAGATAGGAAATCCAAATACGGCTAAATTAATTTATTCAAACAATCCAAATAGCCGAGGAACTGCTGGTAGCACGACAGAAACACCAGAAGACACGGTCATTGTCTTTACTTATAAAACAGTTGTCAATAAAGTTGACAATAAACAAACTTCTTTGGCAGGAGCAGAGTTTACATTGTACAAAAAGTTAGCAGATGGTTCTCAAAAAGCTGTTACGGCCATTAAAAATGATGCAGGGACAACTTTTGAGTTTAAAGGACTTGATGCCGGTGACTATATTTTGTCAGAAACAACAACACCAAACGGTTATAACACTATCGACGATATTGAATTTACCATCACTGCAGAACATGATGTCTTATCAGACAATCCTGCTTTGACATCTCTCTCAGGAAATGCAGCCAGTGGTGAAATTACCTTTACTTCAGCTGTGACTGAAGGTTCGGTGTCAACGGATGTTGTCAACAAGAAAGGGGCAACTCTTCCGTCAACTGGTGGAACTGGGACAAGACTTCTTTATGTATTAGGTTTTATCCTCATCTTTGGAGCTGGTATCTTATTAGTAACCAAAAAACGTATGCATACTAAGTAA